In the Paenibacillus sp. FSL R7-0337 genome, TGATTGTTGTTCACCACGTAGATGAAGTCATCAGTGATAATATCCTCGGTTCCCTCCGGATCTCCCGCCTCCGAGCCGTCCGGCAGAACGATCACCTCTCCGGTTGAATTCGTGGTTGAGGCCAGTACACGGTTGTTCATATCCGTCAGATAGATTTCCCCGTCCGGCAGCGAGATCGACCTTAGCGATTCACCGATCTTCGATTCCATCTTAGTCACCACCAGCACGCCGAGCGTCCCTACCCCCCGGTAGATATTATTGACGGCCCTGACATACGTAAGCGTCTTCAGATCTTCGGCCTGCGGGCTCAGCTTCTCGGCGAACATCAGGTATCCGCGGCCCTTCTGCTGTACCACCTGTTCGAACCAGTATGGCCGTTCCTCCTTGGAGAAAAAATAAACCCCCGCCTTCTTCACCTGCGGGAAATTGGGAGCGAAAAAGTAGTAGTTATCGGGATCATATACGTATAGCGAGTAGTAGATGCCGTCACCCCGCTCCGCTCCCTGCGAATAGCTGCCGAGCAGCTTCTCGATGGTCTCATAACGTTCCACGCGCTCCAGCACTGTATCATTCCCGCTCATGTTGAGCTGCTGCAGGACCGGATTCTGGATGACGGTGGTCGTGATTTTGTTCACCGTATCGATGTCTCTGTTAATAATGGCGAGATTCTGCTTGTTCAGCTCCACATAGGCATTGGTCACATGGTGCTTCAGAATCTCCTCTGCCTTGTAGTTTCCGTAGCTGTTCAGAATCAGAATAGGCGTAATCATGATCAGGAACAGCAGAATCAACTGCTGCTTAACACTGAGCCTGACAATGGGTTTCACAAGCGTGGACAACACCCTGGATTCACCTCCAGTTTCAATAATACAAGGGGAAACGGCGTTGCCGTCCTTTTAAAGGACGGTACCGTTTCAGCGAGAAATAGAAGGATAAGTTATCGTGTGCAACCTATAATTTCTTATATTTTAACAAACCTACAAGCGCTTACACAGGTTTATTTCAAAGTTCTTTATGTCCATTTGTATGGAGTTTTTCAGCTAAGCAAGCAAAAACCAGCCCACACACGAACATCCCGTGTTGGACTGGTTTTATAGTGATTTATAGTGTTTCATCCTGAGCACATTGAGCCGGACGGTTTATGTTAGCTGTAATTCTTCCTCTACTGTTCTCAAAAAAGCAAGCACAGCAGCAATCATCTGCTCCAGCCCCTGTTGTTCAATCGGAAAATGACCTGCACCCTCTAAAATCACAGATTCTTTTCTGCTTTTAAGATGGTCATAAAACGGTTTACTGAAGCAGTAAGGAGTCATAGGGTCTAATTGAGGGTGAACGAGTAATACCGGACACAAGTCAAACTGCTGAGGTTTCAGGACCGGTTTCATATTTAGAAAGGTTCTTAATAAGCGTAAAGGGATTCTTGTACCTGCCGCATGGGGATCATTCATAATGAGTCTGGTCAGCTCGGCGTTGTTCGTGATCCATCTCATCCGGGATACTCTATTCACAGAGATCTTTAAGGAGTCTAGCAGGGCAGGGAATTGATTCATACACCATCCCCCTAACCGGCTGATGAGTTTGTTAGGAGCTAACTGATCACGAACCTTCGGATCACTCGTATCTACAAATGTCGTTGCTATTAACCCTTTGACCCGCTTACTTTGTACAGCAGTATGATAAGCTAACATGCCTCCAATGCTGGAGCCCAGCAGAATAATAGGCTTGCCGTCCCTTCTAAGCTCCTGTTCGATCAATTCATTAAGGATGTCAATCCAGAACTGATAATCTATTGATTCCGCTGAATCGGTATAGCTTAGACCATAAGGCGGCAGATCCGGCGACACTACTTCATAACCGTAGGTTTGGAGCATTCGTGCATATGGAGCGAGCAACCTGCCATTGCCGCCAGCTCCATGAATGAAAATGATTTTTAAAGGTGCGTCAGGAGCTGGCATACGATCCAGATGAATATGAGCATGGTTCCAGGTCATCCATTCTTCGGCGGGTAAATGGGCTTCATTGATCTGCATGTCATCCGGGAAAAACTTCTGATATTGCTTCCAATAGGTCACTGATTGATTATAGGATGAATCCTTGTTCATGAATAAGCTGTTCCTCTCTCAGGGGACCGGGATTTCTTTTTCCATAATGTAATCATCCATGACGAATCCGTTCCCGATATCTGCCACTTGTTCCCTAAGGGTCCGAAAGCCCTTTCTTGTATAGACCGCAATACTTGATTCATTATCACGATTGACCGTTAGCCAAATATGAGTCAGGTTCCGCTCCTGGCACAGCTTCTCCAGGAAGACCAACGCCTGGCTGGCATAGCTGCGCCCCCTGTACTCCTTGCCTATATAGAACTTGCTCAGGAAGAGCTTCCCTTCCTCTTGTCTGGCTGACATATACCCCACCGTGGAGCCTTCCCCGCTATGGATTAAGTAATATTCGTAACCCTGCTCATGGATCTGCTGCGTAATCGCTGGAACCGACTGGTACTTGCCAAGCATATACTCGATCTGCCCTGCGGTAATAATGGTGATATAATATTCACTCCATATCTCTGCCGCCAATTGGGCAACCTCAGCGGTTTCTTCCGCTGTATGCACGCGTGAAAACATAAGACTCATAATATGTACCTGCCTTCCTGGATCTCTCGTATCACCTTATCTATAGAATAATATATATTAATATAGAAACATAGTCAGCTTAACCGGCTGCCTAAAGTCTCTACCCCTGCAAAAAAAGAACGTCCTGCTGCCGACCGGCAGCGTGGGACGCTCTTCATCTCAGCTGATTTATCACCGTCCCCTTGGACGCGGGCTTAGATACAGAAGTTCACGCTCTCGTATACCCGTTCAACTGCAGCCACGAGGCACAGGCATCCGCCCAAGTCTTAGTGTGCTGTTCTTCAGGAGCTAAACCCAAACCGTGTACGCCGTGTGCATAGATATGCAGATCGAACGGAACATGATGGCGGCTAAGTGCTGCGGCGAACAACAGACTGTTCTCTACCGGGACATAATCATCATCAGAGGTATGCCAGAGGAACGTTGCCGGTGTGTCCGGGGTCACTTGGAACTCACTGCTGAGCTTAAGCGACAGCTCTGCATCGGGAACGGCTCCCAGCAGATTCTCCTTCGAGCCTTGATGGGTCACCCCTTCGGTCATTGAGATGACCGGGTAGCATAGAATGAGGCGGTCAGGACGGCTGGACAGCCGCTCCAATGGCTCAGGGTGATCAGGATTGCCCAGATCATAAGATACCCCGGCGGTAGAAGCAAGATGTCCGCCCGCCGAGAAGCCCAGAATGCCGAGACGGCCCGGGTCAATTCCATATTCATCCGCCCGGAAGCGGATCGTGCGCAGCGCTCTCTGAGCATCCAGCAGCGCACTCGGGTATTGGTAAGGCGCAACACGGTAACGCAGCACGAATGCTGAAATTCCGAGGGTATTCAGCCACTCCGCAACCGGACCGCCTTCATGGTCGGCACGCATCGCATACCCGCCTCCCGGACAGACCAGAACAGCGGCATTCCCCTTGCCTTCAACTAAATAAGGTGTAATCGCAGGCTGATCCTCTTCACTGGTTCCCAGCGCTCCAGGCGCACCTTCAGGCCATAGCAACAACGTTTCCATTATCATCCCTCAAGCTTTCCTTCTATATTAGATTAGATAATAGAGGAAAAAAGTTCCTCAAGGGCCATTCTATCAAGCTCTTACAGTTCATGCAATCCGGATATCACCAGATCCGCTGTCTTCAGCAGCTCCGGCCGGCCAATCCCGACAACGTTCATGCCGGCCGCCTTCCCGGCGGCTACTCCGGCCTCTGCATCCTCGAACACCACACAGTCCTGAGGCCCCAGCCCCAGCTCCCGGCAGGCGGTCAGGAACACCTCAGGGTCCGGCTTCGCCTGCGAGACCTTGTTGCCATCTACCACCGTATCGAACAGCCCAGCAATATTCAGCTTATCCAGGATGAAGGCTGCATTCTTGCTGGCAGAGCCGAGGGCAATAGCTACGCCGCGTGCTCTGAGCGCACTTAGATAGACTCTAACACCGGGCAGCAGCTCCGATTCGTCCAGTCCGGAAATGTATTCAACATAGAGGCGGTTCTTCCTCTCCGCCATCGCCAACTTCTCAGCTTCACCGAAACTCAGGCCGCCGATCTCAAGCAGAATATCTAGCGACCGCATCCGGCTGACGCCCTTCAGCCGCTCATTGTCCGTCTCCGTGAACGGGAAGCCCAGCTCCCCGGCGAGTGAGTGCCAGGCCAGATAGTGATACTTCGCCGTGTCTACAATCACGCCATCCAGATCGAAGATAGCGCCCTTCATATGCTCCAGCATCATTGTCATACTCTTCTCTGATTGGACTGTGACGCTAACTCCAGGATTGCACCCGGCGGGCATGGCACCGCCTCACTGCCGAATCCGGCGAAGCTTATCGATTCGCTGTTGCCCGGCGCTGCCGTAACCGTGATCTCTTCGCGGCCAATCTGCAGCCGGAAGCTGCCTCCGCGCAGGATTACCGGCAGCTCAATGGAACTCCAGGTCTCCGGCAGAGACGGCTTAAGGGTGACGATCTGTCCATCAAAGCGCACACCCGCGAAGCCAAGAACCGCAGCCATCCACGCGCCCCCATTTGCAGCGGGATGGGTCCCGCCAATATAGAGATCGCCGACATACTGCTTCGACTCACCGGTAAGATCTACGGTGGCAGTGCGCATGAAATACGGATATCCCCAGTCCGGCAAGCCGATATCCGTTGCAGCCAGCGCGTAGATACAGGCGCTGAGGCTGGAACCATGCTCGGTTCGCGGCTCATAGAATTCCCAATTGGCCTGCTTCACTTCCCTGCTGAACCGGCTCTTGAACAGATGTAACATCAGCACCACATCGGCCTGCTTCAGGATTCTTGTGGTTGCAGCCAGCCCATTGCCTCCGCCCCAGTACTCATTCGGGTGAATGACCCGTGCCTTCAGCTCAGCCAGAGACACATCCTCCAGTTGCAAATAACGGTCGAATTGTTCAATCACCAGCGTATCCGGGTCCGGCTGCGGGACGTAGAGCTGTGCCAGCATTGCAGTGAATTCATCCAGGAACGGCCCGTCAGAATAAGGTTCAGCAAGACCGTTATACACGGCCGGATATTTGTCCTGCAACCGTTCTGCTGTCCGCAAGGCAATCTTCAGTGTCTCCTGAACCATGGCACTCGTAAATGCATTATTATTCACCCGCTCATGGTATTCATCCGGGCCGGTAACATCCAGCAGCTCATAACGCCGCTTCACAGGATTATAGTGAGCATAGGAATAGAAGAAACGCGCACATTCCCAGATGACCTCCGCCCCGCCGTCCGCCAGGATGCTGTCATCTCCCGTGAAGGTCACGTATTGCCAGATTCCATGCACGACATCTGCACTGATATGAATCTGCTTATCGCGGAAATAGGTCCGCATGGGCCGCCCGGTAAATACATCGTTCACATTGAACAGAGTGCAGGCATCATCCCCCGTATCCTGACTCTCCCAGGCATAAAAAGCGCCCAAATATCCGTACTCTGCCGCCTTCCGCCGCGCACCGTCCAGCGTGTGGATACGGTACATCATCAGATTACGCGCAATCCCCGGGTCGCTGTGCAGGAAAAAGGGAAGCATGAACATTTCTGTATCCCAGAATACCGCACCCTTATAGACCTGCCCGGACAAGCCGCGCGCCGGAATCGAGACCTTCTCCGACTTCGTCGGTGCAATAATCAGCAGCTGATACATACTGTAGCGCAGTGCGAACTGCGCTTCTTCATCGCCTTCAATGACACAATCGCTGCGTGACCATCGCTCCGCCCACTTGCACCGGTGCGCCTCCAGCAGTCCAGCATATCCTGTAGCGGCTGCTGCCTGGACGGTCTGCACCGCCCAATCATCAGGGGAGCCCTCACCAGTGCCGTCTTCGGCATCCAGACCTGTGAATACTGCTGCATATTTGTACCACTCATAAGTCTCTCCGGCCTTGGCATCAAAAGAAATATGACGGAGCGCCCTCCCCATGTCTGTGATTATGTCTATGTCCATCACTGTACCTTGTTCTGCTAAGCTGAACTCTGTATGCTCCGCCACCGCCACCGGCAGCCCCAGCTCCCCGGTAACCACTGTTGACAGCAGCCCCCCGCCGGCAGAGCGGCTCTGCTGCTCCAGCAGATGGGGGCCGTTGATATCCCACACCGCGCCATCGATTCCCGTCGTAATCTCTATCCGGCAATCGGCAGTGCAGTGCAGAGTCCATCTGGCGGCCAGCAGATGGAGCTGGT is a window encoding:
- a CDS encoding alpha/beta hydrolase, whose product is MNKDSSYNQSVTYWKQYQKFFPDDMQINEAHLPAEEWMTWNHAHIHLDRMPAPDAPLKIIFIHGAGGNGRLLAPYARMLQTYGYEVVSPDLPPYGLSYTDSAESIDYQFWIDILNELIEQELRRDGKPIILLGSSIGGMLAYHTAVQSKRVKGLIATTFVDTSDPKVRDQLAPNKLISRLGGWCMNQFPALLDSLKISVNRVSRMRWITNNAELTRLIMNDPHAAGTRIPLRLLRTFLNMKPVLKPQQFDLCPVLLVHPQLDPMTPYCFSKPFYDHLKSRKESVILEGAGHFPIEQQGLEQMIAAVLAFLRTVEEELQLT
- a CDS encoding glycosyl hydrolase family 65 protein — encoded protein: MDWTVSEHSFEPWRITANGNKYMTGNGYMGFRGVLEEFGKEQLAAVTLAGVYDRAGEKWREPVNAPNGLYTLITSDGIKLSVLEIEPLEHTQRLDLRSAVHRRETVFGVREGGRLTLTAERFASMDQLHLLAARWTLHCTADCRIEITTGIDGAVWDINGPHLLEQQSRSAGGGLLSTVVTGELGLPVAVAEHTEFSLAEQGTVMDIDIITDMGRALRHISFDAKAGETYEWYKYAAVFTGLDAEDGTGEGSPDDWAVQTVQAAAATGYAGLLEAHRCKWAERWSRSDCVIEGDEEAQFALRYSMYQLLIIAPTKSEKVSIPARGLSGQVYKGAVFWDTEMFMLPFFLHSDPGIARNLMMYRIHTLDGARRKAAEYGYLGAFYAWESQDTGDDACTLFNVNDVFTGRPMRTYFRDKQIHISADVVHGIWQYVTFTGDDSILADGGAEVIWECARFFYSYAHYNPVKRRYELLDVTGPDEYHERVNNNAFTSAMVQETLKIALRTAERLQDKYPAVYNGLAEPYSDGPFLDEFTAMLAQLYVPQPDPDTLVIEQFDRYLQLEDVSLAELKARVIHPNEYWGGGNGLAATTRILKQADVVLMLHLFKSRFSREVKQANWEFYEPRTEHGSSLSACIYALAATDIGLPDWGYPYFMRTATVDLTGESKQYVGDLYIGGTHPAANGGAWMAAVLGFAGVRFDGQIVTLKPSLPETWSSIELPVILRGGSFRLQIGREEITVTAAPGNSESISFAGFGSEAVPCPPGAILELASQSNQRRV
- a CDS encoding alpha/beta hydrolase encodes the protein METLLLWPEGAPGALGTSEEDQPAITPYLVEGKGNAAVLVCPGGGYAMRADHEGGPVAEWLNTLGISAFVLRYRVAPYQYPSALLDAQRALRTIRFRADEYGIDPGRLGILGFSAGGHLASTAGVSYDLGNPDHPEPLERLSSRPDRLILCYPVISMTEGVTHQGSKENLLGAVPDAELSLKLSSEFQVTPDTPATFLWHTSDDDYVPVENSLLFAAALSRHHVPFDLHIYAHGVHGLGLAPEEQHTKTWADACASWLQLNGYTRA
- the pgmB gene encoding beta-phosphoglucomutase — encoded protein: MLEHMKGAIFDLDGVIVDTAKYHYLAWHSLAGELGFPFTETDNERLKGVSRMRSLDILLEIGGLSFGEAEKLAMAERKNRLYVEYISGLDESELLPGVRVYLSALRARGVAIALGSASKNAAFILDKLNIAGLFDTVVDGNKVSQAKPDPEVFLTACRELGLGPQDCVVFEDAEAGVAAGKAAGMNVVGIGRPELLKTADLVISGLHEL
- a CDS encoding GNAT family N-acetyltransferase, with protein sequence MSLMFSRVHTAEETAEVAQLAAEIWSEYYITIITAGQIEYMLGKYQSVPAITQQIHEQGYEYYLIHSGEGSTVGYMSARQEEGKLFLSKFYIGKEYRGRSYASQALVFLEKLCQERNLTHIWLTVNRDNESSIAVYTRKGFRTLREQVADIGNGFVMDDYIMEKEIPVP